One Tursiops truncatus isolate mTurTru1 chromosome 3, mTurTru1.mat.Y, whole genome shotgun sequence DNA segment encodes these proteins:
- the LOC101320802 gene encoding C1GALT1-specific chaperone 1, whose amino-acid sequence MLSESSSFLKGVMLGSIFCALITMLGHIRIGHGNRMHHHEHHHLQAPNKEDILKISEDERMELGKSFRVYCIIPVKPKDVSLWAAVKETWTKHCDKAEFFSSENVKVFESINMETNDMWLMMRKAYKYAFDKYRDQYNWFFLARATTFAIIENLKYFLLKKDPSQPFYLGHTIKSGDLEYVSMEGGIVLSVESMKRLNSLLSIPEKCPEQEGMIWKISEDKQLAVCLKYAGVFAENAEDAEGKDVFNTKSVGLFIKEAMTNHPNQVVEGCCSDMAVTFNGLTPNQMHVMMYGVYRLRAFGHIFNDALVFLPPNGSDND is encoded by the coding sequence ATGCTTTCTGAAAGCAGTTCATTTTTGAAGGGTGTAATGCTTGGAAGCATTTTCTGTGCCTTGATCACTATGCTAGGACACATTAGGATTGgtcatggaaatagaatgcacCACCATGAGCATCATCACCTACAAGCTCCTAATAAAGAAGATATCTTGAAAATTTCAGAGGATGAACGCATGGAGCTCGGTAAGAGCTTTCGAGTATACTGTATCATCCCTGTCAAACCCAAAGATGTGAGTCTCTGGGCTGCAGTGAAGGAGACTTGGACCAAACACTGTGACAAAGCAGAGTTCTTCAGTTCTGAAAATGTTAAAGTGTTTGAGTCAATTaacatggaaacaaatgacaTGTGGTTAATGATGAGAAAAGCTTACAAATACGCCTTTGATAAATATAGAGACCAATACAACTGGTTCTTCCTTGCACGCGCCACTACGTTTGCTATTATTGAAAACTTAAAGTACTTTTTGTTAAAAAAGGATCCATCACAACCTTTCTATCTAGGCCACACTATAAAATCTGGAGACCTCGAGTATGTGAGTATGGAAGGAGGAATTGTCTTAAGTGTAGAATCAATGAAAAGACTTAACAGCCTTCTCAGTATTCCTGAAAAGTGTCCTGAACAGGAAGGGATGATTTGGAAGATATCTGAAGATAAGCAGCTAGCAGTCTGCCTGAAATACGCTGGAGTATTTGCAGAAAATGCAGAAGATGCTGAAGGAAAAGATGTATTTAACACCAAGTCTGTTGGGCTTTTTATTAAAGAGGCAATGACTAATCACCCCAACCAGGTAGTAGAAGGATGTTGTTCAGATATGGCTGTTACTTTTAATGGACTGACGCCTAATCAGATGCATGTAATGATGTACGGGGTATACCGTCTTAGGGCATTTGGGCATATTTTCAATGATGCATTGGTTTTCCTACCTCCAAATGGTTCTGATAATGACTGA